One genomic segment of Clostridium saccharoperbutylacetonicum N1-4(HMT) includes these proteins:
- the ltrA gene encoding group II intron reverse transcriptase/maturase, translating into MEVEVELQGKSKVPSNSRVLPNRESVNDGAFDTSRLLEEVLERNNMLLALKRVISNKGSHGVDGMKTDELREHIKKHWETIKVKLLESKYNPSPVRRKEISKPDGGVRLLGIPTVQDRLIQQAIAQVLSKIYEPLFSENSFGFRPHRGAKDAITKSKQYITQGNRWVIDMDLEKFFDKVNHDILMNKLEKKIQDKRLLSLIRKYLKSGILINGVSVASEEGTPQGGPLSPLLANIMLDELDKELERRGHKFCRYADDNNIYVKSKRAGFRVMKSITNIIENNLKLKVNKDKSAVDFVSKRKFLGFSFYFSKSGAEIRIHEKSIKKFKEKVKFYTNRNKGISMEYRLHKLNQITKGWINYYGIANARGKLIELDKWIRRRLRACIWKQWKKISTKQRNLAKLGIDKYKAWEYANTRKGYWRISKSPILSKSLNNKYLESLGFISLTQTYQMRH; encoded by the coding sequence ATGGAAGTAGAAGTGGAACTTCAAGGTAAATCAAAGGTGCCGAGTAATTCTAGGGTTTTACCAAATAGAGAAAGCGTAAACGATGGAGCATTTGATACTAGTAGATTACTTGAAGAAGTTCTAGAAAGAAATAATATGCTTTTAGCACTTAAAAGAGTAATTAGCAATAAAGGTAGTCATGGTGTTGATGGAATGAAGACCGATGAACTTCGTGAGCATATCAAGAAACACTGGGAAACAATTAAAGTTAAACTACTAGAAAGTAAATATAATCCGTCACCTGTAAGGAGAAAAGAAATATCTAAACCAGATGGTGGAGTTAGACTTTTGGGAATACCAACTGTACAAGATAGATTAATTCAACAAGCAATTGCTCAAGTATTATCTAAAATATATGAACCTCTATTCTCCGAAAATAGTTTCGGTTTCCGACCTCATAGAGGAGCAAAGGACGCTATAACGAAATCAAAACAGTATATAACTCAAGGAAATAGATGGGTTATAGATATGGATTTAGAGAAATTCTTTGATAAAGTTAATCATGATATTCTCATGAACAAACTTGAAAAGAAGATACAAGACAAAAGGTTATTATCTCTAATAAGAAAATATCTTAAAAGCGGAATTCTCATAAATGGGGTCTCGGTAGCAAGTGAAGAAGGGACACCACAAGGTGGTCCGTTAAGTCCGCTATTAGCTAATATAATGTTAGATGAATTGGATAAAGAACTTGAAAGACGAGGTCACAAATTTTGTAGATATGCAGATGATAATAACATATATGTTAAAAGCAAAAGAGCAGGGTTTAGAGTAATGAAATCTATAACCAATATAATTGAAAATAATTTGAAACTTAAAGTAAACAAGGATAAAAGTGCAGTAGACTTTGTATCAAAACGAAAGTTTTTAGGATTTTCGTTTTACTTCTCGAAAAGCGGAGCAGAAATAAGAATCCATGAGAAATCTATAAAGAAATTCAAGGAAAAGGTCAAATTCTATACTAACAGAAATAAAGGAATTAGTATGGAATACAGGCTACACAAATTAAATCAAATCACAAAAGGATGGATTAATTACTATGGAATTGCTAACGCACGCGGAAAGCTAATTGAACTAGATAAATGGATTAGAAGAAGACTAAGAGCTTGCATATGGAAACAATGGAAGAAGATCAGCACTAAACAAAGAAATCTGGCTAAATTAGGAATCGATAAATACAAAGCATGGGAATATGCAAATACAAGAAAAGGCTATTGGAGAATATCCAAAAGCCCAATTTTGAGCAAGTCTTTAAACAATAAATACCTAGAATCTCTAGGATTTATTAGTCTAACACAAACATATCAAATGAGACATTAA
- the gpmI gene encoding 2,3-bisphosphoglycerate-independent phosphoglycerate mutase: MSKKPVMLMILDGYGIAPQSEGNAVSLAKKPNLDKLFEKYPVSQLQASGLAVGLPEGQMGNSEVGHLNIGSGRIVYQELTRITKAILDGDFFENEALKLAMENAKKTGAALHLMGLLSDGGVHSHIEHLKGLLEFAKKEGVQNVYIHAFMDGRDVPPSSGKEFIETTEKMLAEVGVGKIATVSGRYYAMDRDNRWERVELAYNALVLGKGETANSAVEAIEKSYHDNKTDEFVLPTVVTENGNPTAQIKNGDSVIFFNFRPDRAREITRAINDKEFAGFNRETLNLTFVTMTQYDKTLERVHVAYSPQTLTNTLGEYISSKGLNQLRIAETEKYAHVTFFFNGGVEKENPGEDRKVIPSPKVATYDLKPEMSAYEVTEELLSRLDSDKYDMVILNFANPDMVGHTGVVEAAVKAIEAVDECVGKIADKILQMDGCLFITADHGNAETMIDFSTGTPYTAHTTHEVPFVWVSNHTEGKKVNNGKLADIAPTMLTQLGVEVPKEMTGENLVVSK; encoded by the coding sequence ATGTCAAAGAAACCAGTTATGTTAATGATATTAGATGGTTATGGTATTGCACCACAATCAGAAGGAAATGCTGTTAGTTTAGCAAAAAAGCCAAATTTAGATAAATTATTTGAAAAATATCCTGTTTCACAATTGCAAGCTAGTGGTTTAGCAGTTGGATTACCAGAAGGGCAAATGGGAAATTCAGAAGTTGGACACTTAAATATAGGTTCTGGTAGAATAGTATATCAAGAATTAACTAGAATTACTAAAGCAATATTAGATGGAGACTTTTTTGAAAATGAAGCTCTTAAGTTAGCAATGGAAAATGCTAAAAAGACAGGAGCTGCGCTTCATTTAATGGGACTTTTATCAGACGGGGGAGTTCATTCTCATATAGAACACTTAAAAGGGCTTTTAGAATTTGCTAAAAAAGAAGGCGTTCAAAATGTGTATATTCATGCATTCATGGATGGAAGAGATGTACCACCTTCATCAGGAAAAGAATTTATTGAAACTACTGAAAAGATGTTAGCTGAAGTAGGAGTAGGTAAGATTGCAACTGTAAGTGGTAGATATTATGCAATGGATAGAGATAATAGATGGGAAAGAGTTGAACTTGCATATAATGCTTTAGTTTTAGGAAAAGGTGAAACTGCTAATAGCGCAGTAGAAGCAATAGAAAAATCATATCACGATAATAAAACAGATGAATTTGTGTTACCAACAGTAGTAACAGAAAATGGTAACCCAACTGCACAAATTAAGAATGGAGATTCAGTTATATTCTTTAACTTTAGACCAGATAGAGCAAGAGAAATTACAAGAGCAATCAATGATAAAGAATTTGCTGGATTTAATAGAGAAACATTAAATCTTACTTTTGTAACAATGACTCAATATGATAAAACTTTAGAAAGAGTACATGTTGCATATAGTCCTCAAACATTAACTAATACTCTTGGTGAATATATAAGCAGCAAGGGATTAAATCAATTAAGAATTGCAGAAACTGAAAAATATGCTCACGTTACTTTCTTCTTTAATGGTGGAGTAGAAAAAGAAAATCCAGGTGAAGATAGAAAAGTTATACCATCGCCAAAGGTTGCAACTTATGATTTAAAACCAGAAATGAGCGCTTATGAAGTAACTGAAGAATTATTAAGTAGATTAGATAGCGATAAATACGACATGGTAATTTTAAATTTTGCTAATCCAGATATGGTTGGACACACAGGTGTTGTTGAAGCTGCTGTTAAAGCAATTGAAGCAGTTGATGAATGTGTAGGAAAAATTGCTGATAAGATTCTTCAAATGGATGGATGCTTATTTATTACAGCAGATCATGGTAATGCAGAAACTATGATAGATTTCTCAACAGGAACTCCATACACAGCTCATACTACTCATGAGGTTCCATTTGTATGGGTATCAAATCATACTGAAGGTAAAAAAGTAAACAATGGAAAATTAGCTGATATAGCACCAACTATGTTAACTCAATTAGGAGTTGAAGTTCCAAAAGAAATGACTGGAGAAAATCTAGTAGTATCTAAATAG
- the tpiA gene encoding triose-phosphate isomerase, which yields MRKAIIAGNWKMNKTVEEAVKMVEELKPLVKDASCDVVVCPTFVCLDAVKKAAAGSNIKVAAQNMHFEESGAFTGEVSPSMLETLGVEYVVLGHSERREYFNETDEALNKKVKKAFEHNITPILCCGESLEQRENGTTNQVIEAQIKVDIAGLTNDQVERLVIAYEPIWAIGTGKTATDEQANETIKAIRAMVAEMYGTEAAEKTRIQYGGSVKPNTIKAQMAMSDIDGALVGGASLVPADFSAIVNY from the coding sequence ATGAGAAAAGCAATTATCGCAGGTAACTGGAAAATGAATAAAACTGTTGAAGAAGCAGTTAAAATGGTTGAAGAATTAAAACCATTAGTAAAAGATGCTTCATGTGATGTAGTAGTATGCCCTACTTTTGTATGCTTAGATGCTGTAAAGAAAGCAGCAGCTGGATCAAACATAAAGGTAGCTGCACAAAATATGCACTTTGAAGAAAGTGGAGCTTTCACAGGAGAAGTTTCTCCAAGCATGTTAGAAACTTTAGGTGTTGAATATGTTGTTTTAGGACACAGTGAAAGAAGAGAATACTTTAATGAAACTGATGAAGCTTTAAACAAGAAAGTTAAAAAAGCTTTCGAACATAACATAACTCCAATTCTTTGTTGTGGAGAATCATTAGAACAAAGAGAAAATGGAACTACAAATCAAGTTATTGAAGCTCAAATTAAAGTTGATATAGCTGGATTAACTAATGACCAAGTTGAAAGACTTGTTATAGCTTATGAACCAATCTGGGCAATTGGAACAGGAAAAACTGCTACAGATGAACAAGCAAATGAAACAATTAAAGCTATAAGAGCTATGGTTGCTGAAATGTATGGAACAGAAGCTGCTGAAAAGACAAGAATTCAATATGGTGGATCAGTTAAACCAAATACAATAAAAGCACAAATGGCTATGTCTGATATAGATGGAGCATTAGTTGGTGGAGCTAGTTTAGTACCAGCTGATTTCTCTGCTATTGTTAACTATTAA
- a CDS encoding phosphoglycerate kinase — protein sequence MNFNKKTIEDIDVNGKKVLVRCDFNVPLKDGVITDENRLVGALPTIKYLVEHNAKVILCSHLGKDASKSLAPVATRLTEMLGKEVVFARDEEVVGENAKKAVAEMKDGDIVLLENTRCRKEETKNIETFSKELASLADVFVNDAFGTAHRAHCSTVGVTEYLDTAVCGYLIQKELKFLGDAVESPVRPFVAILGGAKVSDKIAVINNLLDKVNTIIIGGGMAYTFLKAQGYEIGTSLVEADRLDYAKEMVAKAAEKGVKFLLPVDHRVAAEFKDVEATVTGDQNIPAGNMGLDIGPKTEAIYADAIKDAKTVIWNGPMGVFEFENYNKGTIAVAKAMADADATTIIGGGDSAAAVNILGFGDKMTHISTGGGASLEFLEGKVLPGIAALND from the coding sequence ATGAATTTTAATAAGAAGACAATTGAAGATATCGATGTTAACGGTAAAAAAGTATTAGTAAGATGTGATTTTAACGTACCATTAAAAGATGGTGTTATAACAGATGAAAATAGATTAGTTGGAGCACTTCCAACAATTAAATATTTAGTTGAACACAATGCAAAGGTTATCCTTTGCTCACATTTAGGAAAAGATGCTTCTAAATCATTAGCACCAGTTGCTACAAGATTAACTGAAATGCTAGGAAAAGAAGTTGTTTTTGCTAGAGATGAAGAAGTTGTTGGTGAAAACGCTAAAAAAGCAGTTGCAGAAATGAAAGATGGAGACATCGTTTTATTAGAAAACACTAGATGCAGAAAAGAAGAAACTAAGAACATTGAAACATTCTCTAAGGAATTAGCTTCATTAGCTGATGTATTTGTAAATGATGCATTTGGTACTGCTCACAGAGCTCACTGCTCAACTGTTGGAGTAACTGAATACTTAGATACTGCTGTATGTGGATATTTAATTCAAAAAGAATTAAAATTCTTAGGAGATGCAGTTGAAAGTCCAGTAAGACCTTTCGTAGCTATTTTAGGTGGAGCTAAGGTTTCTGATAAGATTGCTGTTATAAACAATCTTTTAGACAAAGTTAACACAATCATCATTGGTGGTGGAATGGCTTACACATTCTTAAAAGCTCAAGGATATGAAATCGGAACTTCTTTAGTTGAAGCAGATAGACTTGATTATGCTAAAGAAATGGTTGCTAAGGCAGCAGAAAAGGGTGTTAAATTCTTATTGCCAGTAGACCATAGAGTTGCTGCAGAATTCAAAGATGTTGAAGCTACAGTTACAGGTGATCAAAACATTCCAGCTGGAAACATGGGATTAGATATCGGACCAAAGACAGAAGCTATATATGCTGATGCTATTAAGGATGCTAAAACTGTAATTTGGAACGGACCTATGGGAGTATTTGAATTCGAAAACTATAACAAGGGAACAATTGCAGTAGCTAAAGCTATGGCGGATGCAGATGCAACTACTATAATCGGTGGTGGAGATTCAGCTGCAGCTGTTAATATCTTAGGCTTTGGAGATAAGATGACTCACATCTCAACTGGTGGTGGAGCATCATTAGAATTCTTAGAAGGTAAAGTATTACCAGGAATTGCTGCATTAAATGACTAA
- the gap gene encoding type I glyceraldehyde-3-phosphate dehydrogenase, whose translation MVNVAINGFGRIGRLALRLMINNPEFNVVAINDLTDAKMLAHLFKYDSAQGRFDGEIEVKEGAFVVNGKEIKVTADAKPENLPWGELKVDIVLECTGFFASKKSASAHIAAGAKRVVISAPAGNDLPTVVYNVNHDILKAEDTVISGASCTTNCLAPMAKVLSDKFGLTKGFMTTIHSYTNDQNTLDAPHRKGDLRRARAAAASIIPNSTGAAKAIGLVIPELAGKLDGGAQRVPTITGSLTELVCTLSKKVTADEINAAMAAAATESFGYTEDEIVSCDIIGSSFGSLFDGTQTKVMEVNGEQLVKVAAWYDNEMSYTNQLIRTLGYFANLK comes from the coding sequence ATGGTAAACGTAGCAATTAATGGTTTTGGAAGAATAGGAAGATTAGCTTTAAGATTAATGATTAACAACCCTGAATTTAACGTGGTTGCAATCAATGACTTAACAGATGCTAAAATGTTAGCACACTTATTCAAATATGATTCAGCTCAAGGAAGATTCGATGGAGAAATCGAAGTTAAAGAAGGCGCTTTCGTAGTAAACGGAAAAGAAATCAAAGTTACTGCTGATGCTAAGCCAGAAAACTTACCATGGGGAGAATTAAAAGTAGATATCGTTTTAGAATGTACAGGATTCTTTGCATCAAAGAAATCAGCTTCAGCTCATATTGCAGCAGGTGCTAAGAGAGTTGTTATTTCAGCTCCAGCAGGAAATGATCTACCAACAGTAGTTTACAATGTAAACCACGACATCTTAAAGGCAGAAGATACAGTTATTTCAGGTGCTTCATGTACTACTAACTGTTTAGCTCCAATGGCTAAAGTATTAAGTGATAAATTTGGATTAACTAAAGGTTTCATGACTACAATTCACTCATACACTAACGATCAAAATACTTTAGATGCTCCACACAGAAAAGGTGATTTAAGAAGAGCTAGAGCTGCTGCAGCTTCTATCATTCCTAACTCAACTGGTGCTGCTAAAGCAATCGGATTAGTTATCCCAGAATTAGCTGGAAAATTAGATGGAGGAGCTCAAAGAGTTCCAACAATCACTGGTTCATTAACTGAATTAGTTTGTACTTTATCTAAGAAAGTTACTGCAGATGAAATTAATGCTGCTATGGCAGCTGCTGCAACTGAATCTTTCGGATACACTGAAGACGAAATAGTTTCTTGCGATATCATCGGAAGCAGCTTCGGATCATTATTCGATGGAACTCAAACTAAGGTTATGGAAGTTAATGGAGAACAATTAGTTAAAGTAGCTGCTTGGTACGATAACGAAATGTCATACACTAACCAATTAATCAGAACTTTAGGATACTTCGCTAACTTAAAGTAA
- a CDS encoding sugar-binding transcriptional regulator — MGHVVTKGVFELQEILELQKKIVPELVNTLEKRYNVLRTICHNQPIGRRVLADILNVGERIVRTEIGFLKEQGLIEINTSGMTVTSEGVDIIYKLNDFIHEIKGLSEVEKKIETFLKLKKVIIVPGNVDENPLVLKDLGKACANYVKDVLKDDSIIALTGGSTLKEVVEAFPKITNLSKIQVVPARGGMGKKVETQASTLAATLAKKLNGTYKMLHISDNLSLDIIDTVLKEEAVKAVIDTIHKADVLIYGIGNAVQMARKRGVPQQEIDNLINNGAVGEAFGCYFNKDSQIISETTAIGIKINEARKIKTHIAVAGGKDKIESIIATEYNDVDGVLVTDEAVAEGIINILEG; from the coding sequence ATGGGACACGTAGTGACCAAGGGAGTGTTTGAGTTGCAGGAAATATTAGAATTACAAAAAAAGATAGTTCCTGAGCTTGTAAATACATTAGAGAAAAGGTATAACGTACTCAGAACGATCTGTCATAATCAACCTATAGGAAGAAGAGTTCTTGCTGACATTTTAAATGTTGGAGAGAGAATAGTCAGAACCGAAATAGGTTTTTTAAAGGAACAAGGATTAATTGAGATAAATACTTCTGGAATGACAGTTACAAGTGAAGGCGTAGATATTATTTATAAATTAAATGATTTTATTCATGAAATAAAAGGACTTTCAGAAGTTGAAAAGAAAATTGAAACTTTTCTTAAACTAAAAAAAGTAATCATTGTCCCTGGAAATGTAGATGAAAATCCACTAGTTCTAAAAGATTTAGGGAAGGCCTGTGCTAATTATGTGAAAGATGTCTTAAAAGATGATTCTATAATAGCGTTAACAGGAGGAAGTACTTTAAAAGAAGTGGTAGAAGCATTTCCTAAAATTACAAATTTGTCAAAAATTCAAGTAGTACCAGCAAGAGGTGGCATGGGCAAGAAAGTTGAAACCCAAGCAAGTACTTTGGCTGCTACCTTAGCCAAAAAATTAAATGGTACTTATAAGATGCTTCATATCTCAGATAACTTAAGTTTAGATATAATAGATACTGTTCTTAAGGAAGAAGCCGTAAAAGCTGTAATAGATACAATTCATAAAGCAGATGTATTGATTTATGGAATTGGTAATGCTGTACAAATGGCAAGAAAAAGAGGAGTTCCGCAGCAAGAAATTGATAATTTAATTAACAATGGTGCTGTTGGGGAAGCGTTTGGATGTTATTTCAATAAGGATTCTCAAATTATATCGGAAACCACTGCAATTGGCATAAAAATTAACGAGGCAAGAAAAATTAAAACACATATTGCCGTTGCTGGAGGTAAAGATAAAATAGAATCTATTATTGCAACTGAATATAACGATGTTGATGGTGTATTAGTCACAGATGAAGCAGTCGCTGAAGGAATAATAAATATACTAGAAGGTTAA
- the rpoN gene encoding RNA polymerase factor sigma-54, which translates to MNLDYGMKMTQEQRMILTQNMQQSIKLLQMSLHDLREYIDNEYSENPVIEINEEVNSQDDVINDEMSTRNEYDAKKITEELYSDNYRDRSETNYSNEDVSPLNFIEKKMSLKEYLQEQLVGTDIDQYTLSICKYIIESLDYRGYLEISTKELAEELTISEEIVEKALTVVQGLEPYGIGARNIQECLLIQSIKLNVFDNIIEKMILNHLENIAENKYEAVGKALNISPREAQRYGDLIKRLEPKPSRGFYTGEEVNYIIPDAEVKNVDGEFFILMNESVLPRLMVNKTYKDVLQNNKDSETNAYVKEKINQALFLIKSIEQRKNTLYKVLECLVDKQKEFFIHGKQHIKPLTLKEVAEKINVHESTVSRAVRDKYVLTSYGTIKIKDLFQSGMSSNNNEDMATIKIKNEIKEIINEENKSKPLSDQAISSMLAEKNMNISRRTVAKYREELGIKSSSMRKRL; encoded by the coding sequence ATGAATTTGGATTATGGCATGAAGATGACTCAAGAACAGAGAATGATATTAACTCAAAATATGCAGCAATCTATAAAGCTTTTGCAGATGTCCCTTCATGATTTAAGAGAATATATAGATAATGAGTATTCAGAAAATCCAGTTATAGAAATAAATGAAGAAGTAAATTCGCAGGATGATGTAATAAACGATGAAATGAGTACACGGAATGAATATGATGCAAAAAAAATAACAGAAGAGTTGTATTCAGATAATTATAGAGATAGATCAGAGACAAATTATTCTAATGAAGATGTTTCGCCACTTAATTTTATTGAAAAAAAGATGTCATTAAAGGAATATTTACAAGAGCAATTGGTCGGAACAGATATAGATCAATATACTCTAAGCATATGTAAGTATATTATTGAATCTCTAGATTATAGGGGATATCTAGAAATATCTACAAAAGAGTTAGCAGAGGAATTAACTATATCTGAAGAGATAGTTGAAAAGGCATTAACAGTAGTTCAAGGTCTGGAGCCTTATGGAATAGGAGCTAGAAACATTCAGGAATGTCTTCTTATTCAAAGTATAAAACTTAATGTTTTTGATAATATAATAGAGAAAATGATTTTAAATCATTTAGAGAATATTGCAGAAAATAAATATGAAGCAGTTGGAAAGGCACTTAATATATCACCAAGAGAAGCTCAAAGATATGGTGACTTGATTAAGAGACTTGAACCTAAACCTTCAAGAGGATTTTATACAGGAGAAGAAGTAAATTATATAATTCCCGATGCAGAAGTGAAAAATGTTGATGGTGAATTCTTCATATTAATGAATGAAAGTGTGTTACCTCGCCTTATGGTGAATAAGACTTACAAAGATGTATTACAAAACAATAAAGACTCAGAAACAAACGCATATGTAAAGGAAAAAATTAATCAAGCATTGTTTTTAATTAAGTCTATAGAACAAAGAAAAAATACTTTATATAAAGTATTAGAATGCCTTGTTGATAAGCAAAAAGAATTTTTCATTCATGGAAAACAGCACATAAAACCTTTAACATTAAAAGAAGTTGCTGAAAAAATCAATGTTCATGAATCGACAGTGAGTAGAGCTGTTAGAGATAAGTACGTATTGACAAGTTATGGAACAATTAAAATAAAAGATTTGTTCCAAAGTGGTATGTCTTCAAATAATAATGAGGATATGGCAACAATAAAAATAAAAAATGAAATAAAAGAAATTATAAACGAGGAGAATAAGAGCAAACCTCTTTCTGATCAAGCAATAAGTTCTATGTTAGCAGAAAAAAATATGAATATTTCACGTAGAACAGTTGCAAAATATAGAGAAGAGTTAGGAATTAAATCTTCATCTATGAGAAAAAGATTATAG
- a CDS encoding DegV family protein, whose product MEKIKIITDSTADLSKGVYEKYDIEVLPLLINFGEESYLDGVEINPDKVFEKIEKSNVLPTTAQVTPNRFIEAYKKYLEEGYKIISIHMSSVMSGTYQSACIARDTLESKDIFVVDSQNVTAALGILVLKAAKLREKGFNIVEIEKELNDVKSKVMLSVYFDSLEYLVRGGRISKTTGVVGGVLGIKLILEIKDGIMSVKDKIRGNKKAIKKIISDLENATLDDDVPVILIDVNNIEVKEALKEYMDSNKVNYIECPVGSTVSIHSGPGCCGLVLLTK is encoded by the coding sequence ATGGAAAAGATAAAAATCATAACGGATAGTACAGCTGATTTGTCAAAGGGTGTCTATGAAAAATATGATATAGAAGTTTTACCATTACTAATAAACTTTGGTGAAGAGAGTTACTTAGATGGTGTTGAAATAAATCCAGATAAGGTATTTGAAAAAATAGAAAAAAGTAATGTATTACCTACTACAGCTCAAGTGACTCCAAATAGATTCATTGAAGCTTATAAAAAATATTTGGAAGAAGGCTATAAAATTATTTCAATTCATATGTCTTCTGTGATGAGTGGAACTTATCAATCAGCATGTATTGCAAGAGATACATTAGAGAGTAAAGACATATTTGTTGTGGATTCTCAAAATGTTACAGCAGCACTTGGGATTTTGGTTTTAAAAGCAGCTAAACTCAGAGAAAAAGGTTTTAATATTGTTGAAATTGAGAAAGAATTAAATGATGTTAAATCAAAAGTTATGCTGTCAGTATACTTTGATTCTTTAGAATATCTTGTAAGAGGTGGAAGGATTTCTAAAACTACTGGTGTAGTTGGTGGAGTACTTGGGATTAAATTAATTCTTGAGATTAAAGATGGTATTATGTCGGTAAAAGATAAAATTAGAGGAAATAAAAAGGCAATTAAAAAGATTATTAGTGATTTGGAAAATGCAACCTTAGATGATGATGTGCCAGTTATATTAATAGATGTAAATAATATTGAAGTTAAGGAAGCACTAAAAGAGTATATGGATAGCAATAAGGTAAATTATATCGAATGCCCAGTGGGATCAACGGTATCTATACATTCGGGTCCGGGTTGTTGTGGATTGGTATTGTTAACTAAATAA
- a CDS encoding tRNA (cytidine(34)-2'-O)-methyltransferase → MNLNIVLYQPEIPQNTGNIARTCVLTNSKLHLIKPLGFEINEKQVKRAGLDYWKDLDLEIHESYDDFMKKYGDKKIYLSTTHAEAHFDEICFQEGDFIMFGRETCGVPEEVHKENIGFRIPMIKSSTRSLNLSNTVAIVAYEALRQIGFPNMK, encoded by the coding sequence TTGAATTTAAATATAGTTTTATACCAGCCTGAAATACCTCAAAATACAGGAAATATTGCAAGAACTTGCGTTCTTACAAACAGTAAGTTGCATTTGATAAAGCCATTAGGGTTTGAAATAAATGAGAAGCAGGTTAAAAGGGCAGGCTTGGATTATTGGAAGGATCTAGATCTAGAAATACATGAAAGTTATGATGACTTTATGAAGAAGTATGGGGATAAAAAAATTTATTTATCAACTACTCATGCAGAAGCTCATTTTGATGAGATATGCTTTCAAGAAGGCGATTTTATAATGTTTGGAAGAGAAACATGTGGTGTTCCTGAAGAAGTTCATAAAGAAAACATTGGATTTAGAATTCCTATGATAAAATCAAGTACTAGAAGTTTGAATTTATCCAATACAGTAGCTATAGTTGCTTATGAAGCATTAAGGCAGATAGGATTTCCTAATATGAAATAA